In the Myxococcales bacterium genome, ACAAGGTGGCGGGGCCGGTGCATTCGCTCATCCCGTAGACTTCCATCAGCGGGATGCCGAGGCTGAGGAAGAACTCGAGGGTGCCCCGCGAAATGGGCGCCGCCGACGTGATGGCGAATCGACACCGATCGAGGCCGAGCGCGGCCCGCACCTTCGAGAAGACGAGGGCGTTGGCCACGTCGTACAACAGGGGCCGGCCCTCCCGCCTTGATCGGCGTAACCGCCGGCCAAACCTTGCTTGCGCGCCCAAACCGCAATCTTCTTCTTGAGGCGCGGGTTCTTGGCCCCCGCGTCGACCATCTTGGCCTGGATCTTCTCCCAGACCCGCGGGACGCCGACGAAGGAGTGCGGTCGAACCTCGCGCAGGTTGTCGCCGAGCTTCTCCATGCTCTCGGCAAAATACGTGCACCCTCCAGCCGCCATCGGCCCGTGGATGCTCACGACCTGCTCGGCGATGTGGCTGAGGGGCAAATAGCAGAGGAACCGTCTCGTCGCTGAAGTCGATGAGGGTCTTCACCGCCTCGGCCACGAAGGTGATGTTGTCGTGGCTGATCATCACCGCCTCGGGCTCACCGGTCGTGCCCGAGGTGTAGATGAGCGTGCACACGTCGTCGGGCTTCTGCGCAGCGATGCGCGCTTCGAGATCCGCTTCGGGTACGTCCTGGCCGAGCTCGAGCACCTGGTCGAAGGTGCAGACGCCCTTCCGCCTGCGGCTTGCCCTGCATCACGACGAACGCCTTGACCTTCGGCAGACGGTCGCTGACCGCAAGGAACTTGGCGAGCTGCGCCTGGTCCTCGACGACGACCACGGCCGAGTCGCTGTGGTCGGCGATGTATTGGCACTGATCGGGGGTGTTGGTCGTGTAGATGCCCGCCGGGAACCCGCCGGCGTAGATCGCCGCCAGGTCGGCCACCACCCGCGACGCAGTTGAAACCGATGATAGAGACGCCCTGCTTCGGCTCGAGGCCGAGCTTCATGAAGCCGCGCGCGCAGAGCCGGACCTTGTCGCGGTAGTCCTTCCACGAGAGCGTTTGGTAGGTGCCGCCGACCTTGTGGCCGAGCGCTGGCCTCGAGGCGTGACGCGACGCCTAGACTCCATCACCTCCATCACCGTTCGCTTGTTCACGTTCGCCTCCACTCCCGTTCCCGTTCGATCGCGCCGCGAAGGCGGCAGCGGATTGTCTCTATTGCTGGCGGGAGCGCAAGGGGCGCGCCGCCGAGCCCTTCGTCAGCCGCGCCGCATCTTCGCGGCCATCTGCTCGCCCAGCTGAGCCGCGCGGAGGCTGGCCGTTTCAACGGCGTCGATGAGCGTCTTGCGTAGCGCTCCCGATTCGAGCGTGTGAAGGCCTGCGATGGCCGTCCCGCCGGGGCTCGTCATTGGTCCTTCAGCCGCCCGGGATGTTCGCCGGTCTCGAGCAAGAGCTTGGCCGAGCCGTAGACGGTCTGCGCCGCGAGCATGAGCGACGTGTCGCGGTGAAGGCCCATCTTGACGCCGCCGTCGGCGAGCGCCTCGATGATGAGCATGA is a window encoding:
- a CDS encoding AMP-binding protein; the encoded protein is MPLSHIAEQVVSIHGPMAAGGCTYFAESMEKLGDNLREVRPHSFVGVPRVWEKIQAKMVDAGAKNPRLKKKIAVWARKQGLAGGYADQGGRAGPCCTTWPTPSSSRRCGPRSASIGVDSPSRRRRPFRGAPSSSSSASASR
- a CDS encoding AMP-binding protein — translated: MADLAAIYAGGFPAGIYTTNTPDQCQYIADHSDSAVVVVEDQAQLAKFLAVSDRLPKVKAFVVMQGKPQAEGRLHLRPGARARPGRTRSGSRSAHRCAEARRRVHAHLHLGHDR